One Spea bombifrons isolate aSpeBom1 chromosome 1, aSpeBom1.2.pri, whole genome shotgun sequence DNA window includes the following coding sequences:
- the TTC39B gene encoding tetratricopeptide repeat protein 39B isoform X2, giving the protein MAYVGNGTGNEAADEENFEDAFENIPVASKMNLRNSLEECTMALNLFLNNKFSEALELLRPWAKDSMYHALGYSTILVMQAAMTFEPQDIQMGIGTMKEALQTCQRFRKRNTVVESLSNLVSKQSGEHLSEEEMHAEICYAECLLQKAALTFVQDENMINFIKGGLKIRTSYQIYKECHQLLLSGLTADKNSSETHHQFEGGVKLGIGAFNLMLSLLPSRILRLLEFIGFSGNRDLGLLQLREGASGTSLRAILCVLTLLFYHTYVSLILGTGEGNLEEADALLEPYLDKFPNGSIILFYAARIDILKGNFEQAQMTFQKCIVSQQEWKQIHHLCYWELMWCFSFQQDWLQAYRYADLLCKESKWSKAIYVFQKAAILSMLPEDVAKSTGEDIVALFRQVESLKQRIAGKSIPTEKFAVRKSRRYASSNPVKLILPALEMMYVWNGFTIVGKRSDLTESLLVTVENAETALQNEKDQTEYFTDDQCLVQLLKGLCLKHLGRLLQAELCFNQVIQSEKRVKYDHYLLPFTYYELGLLYKQQGDKDKAIKFIETAKKNYKDYSLESRLHFRIHAALINLKGSTASTSP; this is encoded by the exons gaAAATTTTGAAGATGCTTTTGAAAATATCCCAGT ggCGTCCAAAATGAATCTCAGGAATTCTTTGGAGGAATGTACCATGGCCCTAAATCTATTCCTAAACAACAAGTTTTCTGAAGCACTGGAGTTACTCCGTCCATG GGCTAAGGACAGTATGTATCATGCACTCGGATACAGTACCATCTTAGTTATGCAGGCAGCAATGACATTTGAGCCACAGGATATCCAAATGGGAATTGGCACAATGAAGGAGGCATTACAGACATGTCAAAG aTTTAGGAAAAGAAACACGGTCGTTGAATCTCTATCCAATCTTGTGTCCAAGCAGTCAGGAGAGCACCTTTCGGAAG AGGAGATGCATGCTGAAATCTGTTATGCCGAGTGTCTATTACAGAAGGCTGCCCTGACATTTGTACAG GATGAAAACATGATCAACTTTATCAAAGGTGGGCTcaaaatcaggacaagttaCCAAATATACaa AGAATGCCATCAGCTCTTGCTGTCAGGATTGACCGCGGACAAAAACTCTAGTGAAACTCACCATCAGTTTGAAGGAGGTGTAAAGCTTGGTATTGGAGCCTTTAACttg ATGCTTTCTCTTTTGCCTTCAAGGATTCTGAGACTCTTGGAATTCATTGGCTTTTCCGGCAACAGG GATCTGGGACTTCTCCAGCTGCGAGAGGGAGCCTCAGGAACCAGTTTGAGAGCAATTTTATGTGTCCTCACTCTTCTGTTCTACCATACCTATGTTTCTCTAATTCTTG GAACCGGGGAAGGTAATCTAGAAGAAGCAGATGCCCTCCTGGAGCCATATCTTGATAAATTcccaaat GGCTCAATCATTCTATTTTATGCTGCTAGGATTGATATCCTTAAAGGAAACTTTGAACAG GCACAAATGACCTTCCAGAAATGTATAGTCTCACAGCAAGAATGGAAACAGATCCACCATCTCTGCTATTGGGAGCTGATGTGGTGCTTTTCTTTCCAGCAAGACTGGCTCCAAGCATATCGCTATGCTGACTTACTGTGCAAGGAAAGCAAGTGGTCAAAG GCAATATATGTCTTTCAAAAAGCCGCCATCCTGAGCATGCTTCCTGAAGATGTTGCAAAGTCGACAGGAGAAGATATAGTTGCCTTGTTCAG GCAAGTGGAGAGTTTAAAGCAAAGAATTGCCGGAAAGTCCATCCCCACGGAAAAGTTTGCCGTCAGAAAATCCCGCCGTTATGCCTCGTCTAACCCGGTCAAACTGATTTTGCCAGCTCTG GAAATGATGTACGTATGGAATGGTTTTACAATTGTGGGTAAAAGATCTGATCTCACAGAAAGTTTGCTCGTTACCGTTGAAAATGCAGAAACTGCTTTGCAGAACGAAAAAG ACCAGACAGAGTACTTTACTGACGACCAGTGCCTAGTTCAGCTGCTCAAAGGCCTTTGTTTGAAACACCTGGGTCGATTACTGCAGGCAGAACTTTGCTTCAATCAGGTCATACAAAG TGAAAAGAGGGTGAAATATGACCACTATTTACTTCCATTTACCTATTACGAGTTGGGACTACTATACAAACAGCAAGGAGACAAAGATAAAGCTATTAAGTTTATTGAAACTGCTAA AAAAAACTACAAAGACTACTCTTTGGAGTCCAGACTGCACTTCAGGATCCATGCAGCACTGATCAATCTAAAAGGTTCCACAGCCTCAACATCTCCTTG A
- the TTC39B gene encoding tetratricopeptide repeat protein 39B isoform X1, with product MAYVGNGTGNEAADEENFEDAFENIPVASKMNLRNSLEECTMALNLFLNNKFSEALELLRPWAKDSMYHALGYSTILVMQAAMTFEPQDIQMGIGTMKEALQTCQRFRKRNTVVESLSNLVSKQSGEHLSEEEMHAEICYAECLLQKAALTFVQDENMINFIKGGLKIRTSYQIYKECHQLLLSGLTADKNSSETHHQFEGGVKLGIGAFNLMLSLLPSRILRLLEFIGFSGNRDLGLLQLREGASGTSLRAILCVLTLLFYHTYVSLILGTGEGNLEEADALLEPYLDKFPNGSIILFYAARIDILKGNFEQAQMTFQKCIVSQQEWKQIHHLCYWELMWCFSFQQDWLQAYRYADLLCKESKWSKAIYVFQKAAILSMLPEDVAKSTGEDIVALFRQVESLKQRIAGKSIPTEKFAVRKSRRYASSNPVKLILPALEMMYVWNGFTIVGKRSDLTESLLVTVENAETALQNEKDQTEYFTDDQCLVQLLKGLCLKHLGRLLQAELCFNQVIQSEKRVKYDHYLLPFTYYELGLLYKQQGDKDKAIKFIETAKYNYKDYSMESRLHFRIHAALSSLKDSPVSTPQ from the exons gaAAATTTTGAAGATGCTTTTGAAAATATCCCAGT ggCGTCCAAAATGAATCTCAGGAATTCTTTGGAGGAATGTACCATGGCCCTAAATCTATTCCTAAACAACAAGTTTTCTGAAGCACTGGAGTTACTCCGTCCATG GGCTAAGGACAGTATGTATCATGCACTCGGATACAGTACCATCTTAGTTATGCAGGCAGCAATGACATTTGAGCCACAGGATATCCAAATGGGAATTGGCACAATGAAGGAGGCATTACAGACATGTCAAAG aTTTAGGAAAAGAAACACGGTCGTTGAATCTCTATCCAATCTTGTGTCCAAGCAGTCAGGAGAGCACCTTTCGGAAG AGGAGATGCATGCTGAAATCTGTTATGCCGAGTGTCTATTACAGAAGGCTGCCCTGACATTTGTACAG GATGAAAACATGATCAACTTTATCAAAGGTGGGCTcaaaatcaggacaagttaCCAAATATACaa AGAATGCCATCAGCTCTTGCTGTCAGGATTGACCGCGGACAAAAACTCTAGTGAAACTCACCATCAGTTTGAAGGAGGTGTAAAGCTTGGTATTGGAGCCTTTAACttg ATGCTTTCTCTTTTGCCTTCAAGGATTCTGAGACTCTTGGAATTCATTGGCTTTTCCGGCAACAGG GATCTGGGACTTCTCCAGCTGCGAGAGGGAGCCTCAGGAACCAGTTTGAGAGCAATTTTATGTGTCCTCACTCTTCTGTTCTACCATACCTATGTTTCTCTAATTCTTG GAACCGGGGAAGGTAATCTAGAAGAAGCAGATGCCCTCCTGGAGCCATATCTTGATAAATTcccaaat GGCTCAATCATTCTATTTTATGCTGCTAGGATTGATATCCTTAAAGGAAACTTTGAACAG GCACAAATGACCTTCCAGAAATGTATAGTCTCACAGCAAGAATGGAAACAGATCCACCATCTCTGCTATTGGGAGCTGATGTGGTGCTTTTCTTTCCAGCAAGACTGGCTCCAAGCATATCGCTATGCTGACTTACTGTGCAAGGAAAGCAAGTGGTCAAAG GCAATATATGTCTTTCAAAAAGCCGCCATCCTGAGCATGCTTCCTGAAGATGTTGCAAAGTCGACAGGAGAAGATATAGTTGCCTTGTTCAG GCAAGTGGAGAGTTTAAAGCAAAGAATTGCCGGAAAGTCCATCCCCACGGAAAAGTTTGCCGTCAGAAAATCCCGCCGTTATGCCTCGTCTAACCCGGTCAAACTGATTTTGCCAGCTCTG GAAATGATGTACGTATGGAATGGTTTTACAATTGTGGGTAAAAGATCTGATCTCACAGAAAGTTTGCTCGTTACCGTTGAAAATGCAGAAACTGCTTTGCAGAACGAAAAAG ACCAGACAGAGTACTTTACTGACGACCAGTGCCTAGTTCAGCTGCTCAAAGGCCTTTGTTTGAAACACCTGGGTCGATTACTGCAGGCAGAACTTTGCTTCAATCAGGTCATACAAAG TGAAAAGAGGGTGAAATATGACCACTATTTACTTCCATTTACCTATTACGAGTTGGGACTACTATACAAACAGCAAGGAGACAAAGATAAAGCTATTAAGTTTATTGAAACTGCTAA ATACAATTACAAAGACTATTCAATGGAGTCCAGATTGCATTTCAGGATacatgcagcactcagcagcctGAAGGATTCACCAGTATCAACACCTCAATGA
- the TTC39B gene encoding tetratricopeptide repeat protein 39B isoform X3, translating into MNLRNSLEECTMALNLFLNNKFSEALELLRPWAKDSMYHALGYSTILVMQAAMTFEPQDIQMGIGTMKEALQTCQRFRKRNTVVESLSNLVSKQSGEHLSEEEMHAEICYAECLLQKAALTFVQDENMINFIKGGLKIRTSYQIYKECHQLLLSGLTADKNSSETHHQFEGGVKLGIGAFNLMLSLLPSRILRLLEFIGFSGNRDLGLLQLREGASGTSLRAILCVLTLLFYHTYVSLILGTGEGNLEEADALLEPYLDKFPNGSIILFYAARIDILKGNFEQAQMTFQKCIVSQQEWKQIHHLCYWELMWCFSFQQDWLQAYRYADLLCKESKWSKAIYVFQKAAILSMLPEDVAKSTGEDIVALFRQVESLKQRIAGKSIPTEKFAVRKSRRYASSNPVKLILPALEMMYVWNGFTIVGKRSDLTESLLVTVENAETALQNEKDQTEYFTDDQCLVQLLKGLCLKHLGRLLQAELCFNQVIQSEKRVKYDHYLLPFTYYELGLLYKQQGDKDKAIKFIETAKKNYKDYSLESRLHFRIHAALINLKGSTASTSP; encoded by the exons ATGAATCTCAGGAATTCTTTGGAGGAATGTACCATGGCCCTAAATCTATTCCTAAACAACAAGTTTTCTGAAGCACTGGAGTTACTCCGTCCATG GGCTAAGGACAGTATGTATCATGCACTCGGATACAGTACCATCTTAGTTATGCAGGCAGCAATGACATTTGAGCCACAGGATATCCAAATGGGAATTGGCACAATGAAGGAGGCATTACAGACATGTCAAAG aTTTAGGAAAAGAAACACGGTCGTTGAATCTCTATCCAATCTTGTGTCCAAGCAGTCAGGAGAGCACCTTTCGGAAG AGGAGATGCATGCTGAAATCTGTTATGCCGAGTGTCTATTACAGAAGGCTGCCCTGACATTTGTACAG GATGAAAACATGATCAACTTTATCAAAGGTGGGCTcaaaatcaggacaagttaCCAAATATACaa AGAATGCCATCAGCTCTTGCTGTCAGGATTGACCGCGGACAAAAACTCTAGTGAAACTCACCATCAGTTTGAAGGAGGTGTAAAGCTTGGTATTGGAGCCTTTAACttg ATGCTTTCTCTTTTGCCTTCAAGGATTCTGAGACTCTTGGAATTCATTGGCTTTTCCGGCAACAGG GATCTGGGACTTCTCCAGCTGCGAGAGGGAGCCTCAGGAACCAGTTTGAGAGCAATTTTATGTGTCCTCACTCTTCTGTTCTACCATACCTATGTTTCTCTAATTCTTG GAACCGGGGAAGGTAATCTAGAAGAAGCAGATGCCCTCCTGGAGCCATATCTTGATAAATTcccaaat GGCTCAATCATTCTATTTTATGCTGCTAGGATTGATATCCTTAAAGGAAACTTTGAACAG GCACAAATGACCTTCCAGAAATGTATAGTCTCACAGCAAGAATGGAAACAGATCCACCATCTCTGCTATTGGGAGCTGATGTGGTGCTTTTCTTTCCAGCAAGACTGGCTCCAAGCATATCGCTATGCTGACTTACTGTGCAAGGAAAGCAAGTGGTCAAAG GCAATATATGTCTTTCAAAAAGCCGCCATCCTGAGCATGCTTCCTGAAGATGTTGCAAAGTCGACAGGAGAAGATATAGTTGCCTTGTTCAG GCAAGTGGAGAGTTTAAAGCAAAGAATTGCCGGAAAGTCCATCCCCACGGAAAAGTTTGCCGTCAGAAAATCCCGCCGTTATGCCTCGTCTAACCCGGTCAAACTGATTTTGCCAGCTCTG GAAATGATGTACGTATGGAATGGTTTTACAATTGTGGGTAAAAGATCTGATCTCACAGAAAGTTTGCTCGTTACCGTTGAAAATGCAGAAACTGCTTTGCAGAACGAAAAAG ACCAGACAGAGTACTTTACTGACGACCAGTGCCTAGTTCAGCTGCTCAAAGGCCTTTGTTTGAAACACCTGGGTCGATTACTGCAGGCAGAACTTTGCTTCAATCAGGTCATACAAAG TGAAAAGAGGGTGAAATATGACCACTATTTACTTCCATTTACCTATTACGAGTTGGGACTACTATACAAACAGCAAGGAGACAAAGATAAAGCTATTAAGTTTATTGAAACTGCTAA AAAAAACTACAAAGACTACTCTTTGGAGTCCAGACTGCACTTCAGGATCCATGCAGCACTGATCAATCTAAAAGGTTCCACAGCCTCAACATCTCCTTG A